Proteins encoded within one genomic window of Formosa agariphila KMM 3901:
- a CDS encoding 30S ribosomal protein S16, which yields MPVKIRLQRHGKKGKPFYWIVAADARSKRDGKYLEKLGIYNPNTNPATIELDVNGAVTWLQNGAQPTDTAKAILSYKGAMLKNHLAGGVRKGALTEEQAEAKFTAWVEEKAAKVTSKEDGLAKAEADAKAKALDAEKAVNDARTAAAAEAEAEAKAAEEAANAEPAEETSNEEE from the coding sequence ATGCCAGTAAAAATTAGATTACAAAGACATGGTAAAAAAGGGAAACCTTTTTACTGGATCGTTGCAGCTGATGCAAGATCAAAAAGAGATGGTAAATACTTAGAAAAATTAGGTATCTACAATCCAAACACAAACCCTGCAACTATCGAATTAGATGTAAACGGTGCTGTAACTTGGTTACAAAACGGTGCACAACCTACAGATACTGCAAAAGCTATTTTATCTTACAAAGGTGCAATGCTTAAAAATCACCTTGCTGGTGGTGTTAGAAAAGGTGCTTTAACTGAAGAGCAAGCAGAAGCTAAATTTACTGCTTGGGTTGAAGAAAAAGCTGCTAAAGTAACTTCTAAGGAAGATGGTTTAGCAAAAGCTGAAGCTGATGCAAAAGCAAAAGCTTTAGATGCTGAAAAAGCTGTTAATGATGCAAGAACTGCTGCTGCCGCTGAGGCTGAAGCAGAAGCAAAAGCTGCTGAAGAAGCTGCTAATGCTGAACCTGCAGAAGAAACTTCTAACGAAGAGGAATAA
- a CDS encoding IS256 family transposase — MKPEDLLNEDFLKQFKNAPELTSFLEQLHKRGIEKLLEGELDAHLDYDKHKKSKAANLRNGYTKKKLKSVLGETEIQVPRDRDSSFNPLIVKKRESTTEGIENIIISLYAKGMSNSDIEEQIRELYDFNISTSTISRITDKITEDVIAWRNRPLEATYLIVWMDGIVFKVRENSKVINKTIYIAVGLRTDGKKEVLGLWLGKNESSAFWMSVLTDIKARGTQDILITATDNLNGFTDTIKTIFPKSTTQICVVHQIRNSCRYVVWKDKKEFTRDMKQIYTAPTKEAAKAALNDFKTKWDSKYSYAIKSWENNWDELTVFFDFPIEIRTIIYTTNLIENLNGKIRKYTKNKLSFPTDEAVMKSVFLALRESTKKWTMPIRNWGVILNQFLAIFENRIKL; from the coding sequence ATGAAACCAGAAGATTTATTAAACGAAGACTTTTTAAAACAATTCAAGAATGCACCAGAGCTAACATCCTTTTTAGAACAGTTGCACAAACGTGGTATTGAGAAGTTACTAGAAGGGGAACTAGATGCCCATTTAGACTACGATAAGCACAAAAAAAGTAAAGCAGCCAACCTTCGAAATGGTTACACTAAAAAGAAATTAAAATCCGTTTTAGGAGAAACAGAGATTCAAGTTCCTCGAGACCGTGATAGTTCTTTTAATCCTTTAATTGTAAAGAAAAGAGAAAGTACAACAGAAGGCATCGAAAATATTATTATATCGCTTTATGCCAAAGGCATGAGTAACAGTGATATTGAAGAACAAATACGTGAGCTGTACGATTTTAATATTTCTACATCCACTATTTCAAGGATTACAGATAAGATTACAGAAGATGTTATTGCTTGGCGGAACAGGCCTTTGGAGGCCACTTACCTAATTGTTTGGATGGATGGCATCGTATTTAAAGTTAGGGAAAACTCTAAAGTCATAAACAAGACTATTTATATTGCAGTAGGCCTGAGAACAGATGGCAAAAAGGAAGTCCTAGGATTATGGTTAGGTAAAAATGAATCTTCAGCCTTTTGGATGAGTGTTTTAACCGATATTAAAGCTCGAGGAACTCAAGATATACTTATCACAGCTACCGATAATTTAAATGGATTTACGGATACTATTAAAACTATTTTTCCGAAATCAACGACTCAAATTTGTGTTGTGCATCAAATAAGAAATTCGTGTCGTTACGTGGTCTGGAAGGACAAAAAGGAATTTACTCGTGACATGAAGCAAATCTATACTGCTCCTACAAAAGAAGCTGCCAAAGCTGCTTTAAATGACTTCAAAACTAAATGGGATTCTAAATATTCTTACGCCATTAAAAGTTGGGAAAATAATTGGGATGAGCTTACAGTATTCTTTGATTTTCCTATTGAAATAAGAACCATAATCTACACCACAAATCTTATAGAAAACCTAAATGGAAAGATACGGAAATACACAAAAAACAAACTCTCGTTTCCAACCGATGAAGCAGTTATGAAATCCGTGTTTTTAGCTTTGAGAGAAAGCACTAAAAAATGGACCATGCCAATCAGAAATTGGGGAGTGATACTAAATCAATTTTTAGCTATATTTGAAAACAGGATTAAGTTATAA
- a CDS encoding metallophosphoesterase family protein — protein MFSSQKRLDRAYNTAKVIEFDDTSKFVFFSDCHRGDNSIADDFAHNRNTYYHALQQYFKNGFHYCELGDGDELWENISFKSIFEAHKNVYMVMKAFYDENRLDLIWGNHDMVYRKPNYVEKHLSTFFDPKTGLEHPLFTDIKIHEGIILKHKQTQQEIFLTHGHQADWWNYDCWKLSRFLVQVLWKPLNVIGISDPTRPGKNYTELIRIERLIKKWIKSKNNLITIAGHTHRPRFPNPGHIAFFNDGSCVHPHSITGIEIENGEISLIKWDTSTTDEGYFRIVRTVLDGPKKLKDYKTS, from the coding sequence ATGTTTTCATCTCAAAAAAGATTAGATCGCGCTTATAATACTGCTAAAGTTATTGAATTTGATGACACGTCTAAATTTGTTTTCTTTAGCGATTGCCATCGTGGTGATAACAGTATTGCCGACGATTTTGCTCATAACAGAAACACCTATTACCACGCCTTACAACAATACTTTAAAAACGGGTTTCATTACTGTGAACTAGGAGATGGAGACGAATTATGGGAAAACATTTCCTTTAAATCCATATTCGAAGCACATAAAAATGTGTATATGGTTATGAAGGCCTTTTACGACGAAAACCGTTTAGATTTAATTTGGGGAAATCACGATATGGTTTACCGTAAACCGAACTACGTTGAGAAACATTTAAGTACTTTTTTCGACCCTAAAACAGGTTTAGAACACCCATTATTTACCGACATTAAGATTCATGAAGGCATCATTTTAAAACACAAACAGACGCAGCAAGAAATCTTTTTAACGCATGGCCATCAAGCCGATTGGTGGAACTACGATTGCTGGAAATTAAGTCGGTTTTTAGTGCAAGTGTTGTGGAAACCTTTAAATGTAATTGGAATTTCGGACCCTACAAGACCTGGAAAAAATTACACCGAATTAATCCGTATTGAGCGCCTTATAAAAAAGTGGATTAAAAGTAAAAACAACTTAATTACAATTGCAGGGCATACCCACAGACCACGTTTTCCTAATCCAGGACACATAGCCTTCTTTAATGACGGTAGCTGTGTACATCCGCATAGCATTACAGGAATTGAAATTGAAAACGGAGAAATTTCGCTTATAAAATGGGACACCTCTACAACAGATGAGGGCTATTTTAGAATTGTAAGAACCGTATTAGATGGACCTAAGAAATTGAAAGATTATAAGACTTCTTAA
- a CDS encoding NifU family protein, with translation MTSEEIRLNVEKALDEIRPFLESDGGDISLISIEDDKLVRVQLQGACVGCSVNQMTLKSGVEMTIKKYVPQIEQVINVE, from the coding sequence ATGACTTCAGAAGAAATAAGATTAAATGTAGAGAAAGCGTTAGATGAGATTCGTCCTTTTTTAGAAAGTGATGGAGGGGATATTTCTCTAATTTCCATAGAAGATGATAAATTAGTACGTGTGCAACTTCAAGGCGCATGTGTTGGTTGTAGTGTAAACCAAATGACACTTAAGTCGGGTGTGGAAATGACCATTAAAAAGTACGTGCCACAAATAGAGCAAGTGATAAATGTAGAATAA
- a CDS encoding NAD(P)/FAD-dependent oxidoreductase has translation MIKTDILIIGAGPTGLFTVFEAGLLKLKCHLIDALPQAGGQCSELYPKKPIYDIPGFPEILAGDLTKNLLEQSRQFEPGFTLGERAETVEKQEDGSFIVTTNKGTKHQAPVVAIAGGLGSFEPRKPLIPNIASFEDKGVEYFIKDPEVYRDKRVVISGGGDSALDWSIFLADIASEVTLIHRRNEFRGALDSVEKVQELTSKGKIKLITPAEVINVIGHNKVEGVVVAQSQHIDKEFIIETDHFIPLFGLSPKLGPIGNWGLEIEKNAIKVDNALDYQTNIPGIFAIGDVNIYPGKLKLILCGFHEATLMCQAAYKIINPGKKYVLKYTTVSGIDGFDGSRKESPKAVVKAIK, from the coding sequence ATGATTAAAACAGACATCTTAATTATTGGGGCAGGCCCAACTGGATTATTTACCGTTTTCGAAGCTGGATTGTTAAAATTAAAATGCCACCTCATAGATGCTTTACCGCAAGCTGGTGGACAATGTTCAGAATTATATCCTAAAAAACCGATTTACGATATTCCTGGATTTCCAGAAATTTTAGCGGGAGATTTAACTAAAAATCTTTTAGAGCAATCTAGACAATTCGAACCTGGGTTTACTTTAGGTGAACGTGCAGAAACGGTAGAGAAACAAGAAGATGGTTCGTTTATAGTAACCACAAATAAAGGAACAAAACACCAAGCACCTGTTGTAGCAATTGCAGGTGGGTTAGGAAGTTTTGAACCTAGAAAACCATTAATTCCTAACATTGCTTCTTTTGAAGATAAAGGTGTTGAATATTTTATTAAAGATCCAGAAGTTTATCGTGATAAACGTGTTGTAATTTCTGGAGGAGGAGATTCAGCCTTAGATTGGAGTATTTTCTTGGCAGATATTGCTTCAGAAGTCACTTTAATTCACCGTAGAAATGAATTTCGAGGCGCTTTAGATTCAGTAGAAAAAGTTCAGGAGTTAACGTCAAAAGGAAAGATAAAATTAATTACACCTGCCGAAGTTATTAACGTTATTGGTCATAATAAAGTTGAAGGTGTTGTGGTAGCGCAATCTCAGCACATCGATAAAGAATTTATTATAGAAACAGATCATTTTATTCCCTTATTCGGACTCTCTCCAAAGTTAGGTCCTATTGGAAACTGGGGATTAGAGATTGAAAAGAATGCTATTAAAGTAGATAACGCTTTAGATTATCAGACAAATATCCCGGGGATTTTTGCCATTGGAGATGTAAATATATATCCAGGAAAGTTAAAATTAATTTTATGTGGGTTCCACGAAGCCACGTTAATGTGTCAAGCGGCCTATAAAATTATTAATCCAGGTAAAAAATACGTGCTTAAGTATACAACTGTAAGTGGTATTGATGGGTTTGATGGTTCTAGAAAAGAATCACCAAAAGCTGTAGTTAAGGCTATTAAATAA
- a CDS encoding tRNA1(Val) (adenine(37)-N6)-methyltransferase has product MSKPFKFKAFSINQDRCAMKIGTDGVLLGAWASIDHHPFSILDIGAGTGVIALMLAQRSSAELIDAMEIDDEAYEQCVDNFENAPWGDRLFCYHAALEEFVDEIEDKYDLIVSNPPFYSEDFKTDNEQRDLARFADALPFDHLIESTSKLLSKHGVFCVIVPFKEEANMIDLASKVDLFPNKILHVKGNPNSEIKRSLMQFSFSKTAIETNTLIIENERHNYTEDYINLTKDFYLKM; this is encoded by the coding sequence ATGAGCAAACCATTTAAATTCAAAGCATTTAGCATTAATCAAGACCGCTGCGCCATGAAAATTGGCACAGATGGCGTGTTACTTGGTGCATGGGCAAGCATCGACCATCATCCGTTTTCTATTCTTGATATTGGAGCAGGAACAGGTGTAATTGCACTTATGCTAGCCCAGCGTAGTTCGGCAGAACTCATTGATGCAATGGAAATTGATGATGAAGCTTACGAACAATGTGTAGATAATTTTGAAAACGCTCCTTGGGGAGACCGCCTATTTTGTTATCACGCTGCCTTAGAAGAATTTGTTGATGAAATTGAAGACAAATACGACCTGATTGTCTCAAACCCGCCATTCTACTCTGAAGATTTTAAAACCGATAATGAACAACGTGATTTAGCACGTTTTGCAGATGCGCTTCCGTTTGATCATTTAATAGAAAGCACCTCAAAATTATTATCTAAACATGGTGTGTTTTGTGTGATTGTCCCTTTTAAAGAGGAAGCAAATATGATTGATTTAGCCTCAAAAGTAGACTTATTTCCCAACAAAATTCTACATGTTAAAGGCAATCCAAATTCAGAAATTAAGCGCAGTTTAATGCAATTTTCATTTTCAAAAACAGCTATTGAAACAAACACTTTAATTATTGAAAACGAACGTCATAATTATACTGAAGACTACATTAACCTTACTAAAGATTTCTATTTAAAGATGTAA
- a CDS encoding acyl-CoA dehydrogenase family protein, whose amino-acid sequence MKPDVFEAPDYYNLDELLTDEHKLVRDAARSWVKRDVSPIIEDFAQKSEFPKQLIKGLADIGAFGPYIPEAYGGAGLDQISYGLIMQEIERGDSGIRSTASVQSSLVMYPIWKYGDEAQRKKYLPKLASGEWIGCFGLTEPDHGSNPSGMTTNFKDMGDHYLLNGAKMWISNAPFAQVAVVWAKDETGRIHGLIVERGTEGFTTPETHNKWSLRASATGELIFDNVKIPKENLLPNKSGLGAPLGCLDSARYGIAWGAIGAAMDCYDTALRYSKERMQFGKPIGQFQLQQKKLAEMITEITKAQLLTWRLGVLKNENKATSAQISMAKRNNVDMAITIARNARQMLGGMGITGEYSIMRHAMNLESVITYEGTHDIHLLITGLDITGLNAFK is encoded by the coding sequence ATGAAACCAGATGTATTTGAAGCACCAGACTATTACAACCTAGACGAACTTTTAACCGACGAACATAAATTAGTTCGAGATGCTGCACGATCATGGGTAAAACGCGATGTCTCTCCTATTATTGAAGACTTCGCTCAGAAGTCAGAATTTCCGAAACAACTTATTAAAGGATTGGCAGACATTGGTGCATTTGGCCCTTATATACCAGAAGCATATGGAGGTGCCGGATTAGATCAAATCTCGTATGGTTTAATCATGCAAGAAATAGAACGTGGCGATTCTGGTATTCGCAGTACCGCTTCGGTACAATCGTCCTTGGTAATGTATCCCATTTGGAAATATGGAGATGAAGCACAACGCAAAAAGTATTTACCAAAATTAGCGAGTGGCGAATGGATTGGATGCTTTGGATTAACAGAACCAGACCATGGTTCTAATCCGTCTGGAATGACTACCAACTTTAAAGATATGGGAGACCACTATCTTTTAAATGGTGCCAAAATGTGGATTTCGAATGCGCCATTTGCACAAGTTGCTGTGGTTTGGGCAAAAGATGAAACTGGTCGTATACATGGTTTAATTGTGGAACGTGGCACGGAAGGCTTTACCACTCCAGAAACACATAACAAATGGTCGTTACGAGCTTCAGCAACAGGCGAATTAATTTTCGATAATGTAAAAATTCCAAAAGAAAATCTATTACCAAATAAATCCGGACTAGGTGCGCCGCTTGGCTGCTTAGATTCTGCCAGATATGGTATTGCTTGGGGAGCTATTGGTGCTGCGATGGATTGTTACGATACAGCCTTGCGCTATAGTAAAGAACGCATGCAATTTGGAAAACCTATCGGTCAGTTTCAGCTTCAACAGAAAAAATTAGCCGAAATGATTACAGAAATCACCAAAGCACAATTATTAACGTGGCGACTTGGGGTTTTAAAAAACGAAAATAAAGCAACTTCTGCTCAAATTTCTATGGCTAAACGCAACAATGTAGACATGGCGATTACCATTGCTAGAAATGCAAGACAAATGCTTGGCGGCATGGGGATTACTGGAGAGTACAGCATTATGCGTCATGCTATGAATCTTGAAAGTGTAATTACTTATGAAGGGACTCACGACATTCACCTCTTAATTACAGGATTAGACATTACAGGTTTAAATGCTTTTAAGTAA
- a CDS encoding DUF6252 family protein — MRTWLLVLLVMLTCLGCEENIEFNAPALQANKDGEFWKSISQGVSESSNVLTISARLNGEVITLEVPSNGNDTLFELGAGKTPKATYLDANNVMYTTLFSAVNDTLTTNIDESVIFHSEGQIEIDDINNTEGFVSGKFWFTAYDSLGLNKVNFNNGVFYQVPFSTE, encoded by the coding sequence ATGAGAACATGGCTTTTAGTGCTTTTAGTGATGCTAACGTGTTTAGGTTGCGAAGAAAATATAGAATTTAATGCTCCTGCACTTCAGGCGAATAAAGACGGAGAGTTTTGGAAATCAATTTCTCAAGGTGTTTCAGAATCGTCTAACGTGTTAACTATTTCTGCACGTTTAAATGGGGAAGTAATTACACTTGAAGTGCCCTCAAATGGCAACGATACTCTCTTTGAATTGGGAGCAGGAAAAACACCAAAGGCCACATATTTAGATGCGAATAATGTTATGTATACTACACTATTTAGTGCCGTAAATGACACTTTAACAACTAATATAGACGAAAGTGTTATTTTTCATTCAGAAGGTCAAATAGAAATTGATGATATTAATAACACTGAAGGATTTGTGAGTGGTAAATTTTGGTTTACAGCTTATGATTCATTAGGATTAAATAAGGTAAATTTTAATAATGGCGTGTTCTACCAAGTGCCATTTTCTACAGAATAA
- a CDS encoding 2Fe-2S iron-sulfur cluster-binding family protein, with amino-acid sequence MEEQDINIKITDRDGVTHDVVAPTDMAMNLMEVVRSYELAPEGTIGVCGGMAMCASCQCYVESDTELPEMQDDEEAMLSEAFNVKDNSRLGCQIQMTPEMEGLIVTLAPES; translated from the coding sequence ATGGAAGAGCAAGATATAAATATAAAGATTACAGATAGAGACGGGGTAACACACGATGTTGTGGCACCTACAGATATGGCAATGAACCTTATGGAAGTGGTACGTTCTTACGAGCTAGCTCCAGAAGGCACAATTGGTGTTTGTGGTGGAATGGCCATGTGTGCATCATGTCAATGTTATGTGGAGTCTGATACAGAATTGCCGGAAATGCAAGACGACGAAGAAGCGATGCTTTCTGAAGCGTTTAATGTAAAAGACAATAGCCGTTTAGGATGTCAAATTCAAATGACACCAGAAATGGAAGGCTTAATTGTTACTTTAGCTCCAGAGAGTTAG
- the rimM gene encoding ribosome maturation factor RimM (Essential for efficient processing of 16S rRNA), translating into MKKEDCFFLGKIVKKYSFKGELLIKLDTDEPELFEDMDSVFIDLRNNLVPFFIESSQLHKSELLRIKFEDVDSEADADALLKSDLYLPLSFLPELEGNKFYFHEIIGFTVEDNNFGKVGIIKSINDSTAQALFEIDRDGIEILIPMNDEFISKVDKPNKTIFVETPEGLIDLYLED; encoded by the coding sequence ATGAAAAAAGAAGACTGTTTCTTTCTTGGAAAGATTGTAAAAAAATATAGTTTTAAAGGTGAACTTCTTATAAAACTAGATACAGACGAACCTGAATTATTCGAAGATATGGATTCGGTGTTTATTGATTTACGAAACAATTTAGTACCATTTTTTATCGAATCGTCTCAACTTCACAAATCAGAATTACTCCGTATAAAGTTTGAAGATGTAGATTCTGAAGCAGATGCAGATGCTTTATTGAAATCAGATTTATATTTACCGCTTAGTTTTTTACCCGAATTAGAAGGTAATAAATTCTATTTCCACGAAATTATAGGCTTTACTGTCGAAGATAATAATTTTGGAAAAGTAGGTATCATTAAATCAATTAACGATTCTACTGCTCAAGCACTTTTTGAAATAGATCGCGATGGTATTGAAATCTTAATTCCGATGAACGACGAATTTATCTCGAAAGTAGACAAGCCTAACAAAACAATTTTTGTTGAAACTCCCGAAGGTTTAATTGATTTATATTTAGAAGACTAA
- a CDS encoding Mrp/NBP35 family ATP-binding protein, whose amino-acid sequence MKIQKEDVFKALQTITVPGEGQNMVDSGAVKNVIVFGDEVVVDITIANPSLQAKKRTEVDILKTIHELVYEKAKIKVNLKVDAPAAKPKNEIKGKQIPGIKNIVAVASGKGGVGKSTVTANLAVTLAKMGFKVGVLDADIYGPSMPIMFDVEAERPLSVTIDGKAKMKPVENYGVKVLSIGFFTKPDQAVVWRGPMAAKALNQMIFDAHWGELDFLLLDLPPGTGDIHLSIMQSLPITGAVVVSTPQNVALADAKKGVAMFQQESINVPVLGIIENMAYFTPEELPDNKYYIFGKEGAKHLAEDLNVPFLGELPLVQSIREAGDVGRPAALQTATILEKSFEKLTQNVVEEVVRRNDDLPPTEAIKITTMAGCSSVKK is encoded by the coding sequence ATGAAGATACAAAAAGAAGATGTTTTTAAAGCATTACAAACCATTACGGTTCCTGGTGAAGGACAAAATATGGTTGATAGTGGAGCTGTTAAAAATGTAATAGTTTTTGGTGATGAGGTTGTTGTAGATATTACCATTGCCAATCCTAGTTTACAAGCAAAAAAGAGAACTGAAGTCGATATTTTAAAAACCATTCACGAATTAGTTTATGAAAAAGCTAAAATTAAAGTGAATTTAAAAGTTGATGCTCCAGCGGCTAAACCTAAAAATGAAATTAAAGGGAAACAAATTCCTGGAATTAAAAATATAGTTGCAGTAGCGTCTGGTAAAGGTGGTGTAGGAAAATCTACAGTTACCGCAAACCTAGCTGTAACATTAGCAAAAATGGGCTTTAAAGTTGGTGTTTTAGATGCCGATATTTACGGACCATCTATGCCAATTATGTTCGATGTAGAAGCCGAACGTCCGTTATCGGTAACGATAGATGGAAAGGCTAAAATGAAACCTGTAGAAAATTACGGTGTAAAAGTATTGTCTATCGGATTCTTTACCAAGCCTGATCAGGCCGTAGTGTGGAGAGGGCCAATGGCTGCTAAAGCTTTAAACCAAATGATTTTCGATGCACATTGGGGCGAATTAGATTTCTTATTATTAGACTTACCTCCAGGAACAGGAGATATTCATTTAAGTATCATGCAGTCGTTACCAATAACTGGAGCTGTTGTGGTAAGTACACCTCAAAATGTAGCTTTAGCAGATGCTAAAAAAGGAGTGGCTATGTTTCAGCAAGAAAGCATCAATGTTCCTGTGTTAGGGATTATTGAAAACATGGCGTATTTTACACCAGAAGAATTACCAGATAATAAATATTACATCTTTGGTAAAGAAGGTGCTAAGCACTTAGCCGAAGATTTAAATGTGCCATTTTTAGGCGAATTACCTTTGGTACAAAGCATACGTGAAGCTGGAGATGTTGGTCGTCCAGCGGCATTACAAACAGCAACTATCTTAGAGAAATCTTTCGAGAAGTTAACTCAGAATGTAGTGGAAGAAGTGGTAAGACGTAATGATGATTTACCACCAACAGAAGCAATTAAAATTACCACGATGGCTGGTTGCTCATCAGTTAAAAAATAA